The Candidatus Methylomirabilis sp. sequence GAAGGCCGGCAAGTTCCCGCAACCAAGCCGATAACTAAAGTAACGGATAAGCACCGATTGGGTAATGGTTTGGTGACAACAATGGAGCGGGGGTCTCGGAGTGGGGCGTGAGCGCGTTCTGAGATCTGGAGCGCGGCCGCGGACAGCGGATCGGCGTGCAGGCAGGCTCAGGCGGGTGCGCGGCCCGGGGGAGTCCGCGACCAGCCAAACCATCGGGGACCTTCCCGGGCAACCGGCCTGGGGGGCGGATCGGGCAAAACCCTATTGGTCGCCCCTCCCCGATTGTGCTAGGATTCCGGACCACAGGGGGCCGGGGGCACCCGGGACATCCATGGGCTTCGAAGGAATCCTGGGGCACGAGCGGGCCGTCGGTCTCCTGCGGCAGGCGCTGCGGGCTGACCGGCTGGCGCACGCGTACCTGTTCGTTGGCCCCGAGGGGGTGGGCAAGCGCCGGGTGGCCCTTGCCCTGGCCCAGGCCGCCAACTGCCTGCGGCCTCCGCCGGAGGGAGACGCCTGCGGGAGCTGCGCCGCCTGCCGGAAGGTGGCGGCCGGGAGCCATCCGGACGTCCTCCACCTGACCCCGGACGAGGGGACGCTCCGGATCGACCGGGTCCGGGCCCTGCGGGAGGAGGTGGGCCGCCGCCCCTACGAGGGGAGGCGGCGCTTTGCGCTGCTCGACCCGGCCGAGGCCCTGACGGAGCAGGCGCAGAACGCCCTCCTGAAGATCCTCGAGGAGCCGCCCGGGTCCACCACGTTCATCCTCCTGGCCGGGCGGGCGGAAACGCTGCTCCCCACGGTCGTCTCCCGCTGCCAGCGCCTGGCTTTCGGCTCGGTGTCGGAGGCGCTCATCGCGCGGCATCTGGCGGGGGCGGGCGTCGCGGCCGACCGGGCGGCTGCCCTGGCGGCCCTGGCGCGGGGGAGCGTGGGAAAGGCGCTCGCGCTGGCGGGCGGGGCGCTCCTGGAGAACCGGGATGCCCTGGTCGGCCGGCTCTTCCCCGCCCTGGAGCGGGGCCCGGCCGCCTGTGTGGAGCTGGCCGAGGAGATTGCGCGGGATCGAGAGGACCTCGGGGAGGCCCTCGAGCTGCTTCTCACCTGGTGCCGGGACCTGGTGGTGACCGCGGTCCTGGGGCACCCCCGGCTCGTGGTGAACCGGGACCGGGCCGACGCCCTCGCGGGAGCGGCCGGGCGGTTCCGGGTGGGGGCGCTGACCAAATCGGTGGCGGCCGTCGGTGCCGCCCGCGAGGCCCTGGAGGCGAACGCCAACCCGCGCCTCACCTGCGAGGCGCTACTATTTCGGCTGCGGGACCTGCTGGTTCCCGCGCCGGGAGGTGACGGGAATGCCACCCGTCGTGAAGGTGAGCTTCGGCGACCAGGAGCGTGAGCACTTCTACTACGCCGGGTCGCTCCCGATTTCGCTGGGGATGCCGGTGGTGGTGGAGAGTGAGCGCGGGGTCGTGATCGGGAAGGTCATCGCCAAGGTCCCCTACTACCCCGTCCACAAGCTGACGAAGCCCCTCCGGGAGATCCGGCGCCCGGCGACCCCCGCCGACCTGGACCGGGCGGAGCAGCTCCAGGCCCGCCAGAAGGAGGCGCGGGCCGCGGTGGAGGAGGCGATCCGCCAGCACCACCTCCAGATGGACCTGGTGGATGTGCGCCTCTCCGGCGACCAGTCGCGTTGCCTGGTCCGGTTCAGCGCCGAGGGACGCGTGGACTTCCGGAGCCTGGTCCGGGAGCTCGCCCACCGCCTCCGGATGCGGATCGAGATGCGCCAGATCGGCGCCCGCGACGAGGCCAGCGTCACCGGGGCGATCGGCACCTGCGGCCGGACGTTGTGCTGCAAGTCGTGGCTGAAGGAGTTCCAGCCGATCAGCATCAAGATGGCCAAGGAGCAGAGCCTGTCCCTCAACTCCTCGAAGATCTCCGGGGCCTGCGGCCGCCTCAAGTGTTGCCTCTCCTACGAGTACACCATGTACCAGGATCTCCGGAGAGGCCTGCCCAAGGTCGGGGGCCACGTGATGACCCACGAGGGGGCGGGCCTCGTGAAGCAGCACCTGGTCCTCGAGGAGAGCCTGATGGTCCAGCTCGAGGACGGCCGCTTCGTCCGGTACCGGGCGGCCGAGGTGGCGGTCCGGAAGACCGACTACCCCGACCAGCCGGCGATCCCCCCCATCTCCGGCGCTTGTGGCTCCGGCGGGGGGTGCGGGTCCAAGGGGGGCGGATGCGGGTCGGGCGGGGGGTGCGGGTCGGGCGGGGGTGGCTGCGGGTCCGGAGGCGGCTGAGGGAAGTCCCGCGCCGTGTAGCGGCGCCGGGGCGGCGGGACCGGGCGGGCGGGGCAGCCGTTCGCCCGGATTTTTTTCCGGACTGAGGGGACGGCAGTGACCCGCTTCTACGTCACCACGCCCATTTACTACGTCAACGCCACGCCCCACCTGGGGCACGCCTATACCACGATCCTCGCCGACGCCA is a genomic window containing:
- the holB gene encoding DNA polymerase III subunit delta' — its product is MGFEGILGHERAVGLLRQALRADRLAHAYLFVGPEGVGKRRVALALAQAANCLRPPPEGDACGSCAACRKVAAGSHPDVLHLTPDEGTLRIDRVRALREEVGRRPYEGRRRFALLDPAEALTEQAQNALLKILEEPPGSTTFILLAGRAETLLPTVVSRCQRLAFGSVSEALIARHLAGAGVAADRAAALAALARGSVGKALALAGGALLENRDALVGRLFPALERGPAACVELAEEIARDREDLGEALELLLTWCRDLVVTAVLGHPRLVVNRDRADALAGAAGRFRVGALTKSVAAVGAAREALEANANPRLTCEALLFRLRDLLVPAPGGDGNATRREGELRRPGA
- the ricT gene encoding regulatory iron-sulfur-containing complex subunit RicT is translated as MPPVVKVSFGDQEREHFYYAGSLPISLGMPVVVESERGVVIGKVIAKVPYYPVHKLTKPLREIRRPATPADLDRAEQLQARQKEARAAVEEAIRQHHLQMDLVDVRLSGDQSRCLVRFSAEGRVDFRSLVRELAHRLRMRIEMRQIGARDEASVTGAIGTCGRTLCCKSWLKEFQPISIKMAKEQSLSLNSSKISGACGRLKCCLSYEYTMYQDLRRGLPKVGGHVMTHEGAGLVKQHLVLEESLMVQLEDGRFVRYRAAEVAVRKTDYPDQPAIPPISGACGSGGGCGSKGGGCGSGGGCGSGGGGCGSGGG